A DNA window from Acidimicrobiia bacterium contains the following coding sequences:
- the fmt gene encoding methionyl-tRNA formyltransferase, which produces MRLVFLGSPSDAVPMLEALVGAGHEVALVVTQPDRRHRRRAEPEPTPVREAAETLGLPVLTPQRSAEIVDDVASSGATLGVAVAFGQLLPPDLLDALPNGYVNVHFSLLPAWRGAAPVERALLAGDTETGVSLMRIEAGLDSGPVYARATTPIGRTDTAGDLHERLVELGTGLLLDNLGSVPGATPEPQTGEASYADKLTTAEFELDWSRPAAVLDRWVRAGNPRPGAWTTDRGSRLKIWCASVVDDRSPGEPGVLRPDGTVVTGDGLLALHEVQPQDRRVMDASAWLAGRRSRAEQLGT; this is translated from the coding sequence GTGCGACTCGTCTTCCTGGGCTCGCCCTCGGATGCGGTGCCGATGCTCGAGGCGCTGGTCGGGGCCGGCCACGAGGTGGCCCTCGTCGTCACGCAGCCCGACCGTCGCCACCGCCGGCGCGCGGAACCGGAACCCACCCCGGTACGGGAGGCTGCCGAGACGCTCGGCTTGCCGGTACTCACGCCGCAGCGGTCCGCAGAGATCGTCGACGACGTGGCGTCGAGCGGTGCGACGCTCGGTGTGGCCGTGGCCTTCGGTCAGCTGCTACCCCCGGATCTGCTCGACGCCCTGCCCAACGGCTACGTGAACGTGCACTTCTCGCTGCTGCCGGCCTGGCGTGGCGCAGCACCGGTGGAGCGCGCTCTGTTGGCAGGCGACACCGAGACCGGTGTGTCGTTGATGCGCATCGAGGCGGGCCTCGACTCGGGCCCCGTCTACGCGCGTGCGACCACACCGATCGGCCGCACCGACACGGCGGGTGATCTCCACGAGCGCCTCGTCGAGTTGGGCACGGGCCTGCTCCTGGACAACCTCGGGTCGGTTCCCGGCGCGACGCCCGAACCACAGACCGGTGAGGCCTCGTATGCCGACAAGCTCACGACCGCCGAGTTCGAGCTCGACTGGAGCCGGCCGGCTGCCGTGCTCGATCGCTGGGTTCGGGCGGGGAATCCGCGACCGGGCGCCTGGACCACCGACCGCGGCAGCCGCCTGAAGATCTGGTGCGCGTCCGTCGTCGACGATCGGTCACCGGGTGAGCCGGGTGTGCTGCGCCCCGACGGAACAGTCGTCACCGGCGATGGGCTCCTGGCCCTCCACGAGGTCCAACCGCAGGACCGACGCGTCATGGACGCCTCCGCCTGGCTGGCCGGGCGTCGCTCCCGAGCGGAGCAGCTCGGGACGTGA
- the rpe gene encoding ribulose-phosphate 3-epimerase, whose product MKIAPSILSADFAALARDIERVRPAADLLHVDCMDGHFVPNLTIGPPVVSSLRAHTDLYLDCHLMVENPRDLLEDFADAGADRCEIHIELGDPRPAFEEMRALDLDVGLTLSPDTPVDAVVPFLGEIDLLLVMSVHPGFGGQAFIPGVLEKVREARKLIEEDDLDVEIEIDGGISVDNAAEAAQAGVDVLVAGSAIFGADDPATAARGIRDAAWPT is encoded by the coding sequence ATGAAGATCGCACCGTCGATTCTGTCGGCCGACTTCGCCGCGTTGGCCCGCGACATCGAACGGGTCCGGCCTGCCGCCGACCTGCTCCACGTCGACTGCATGGACGGTCACTTCGTCCCGAATCTCACGATCGGCCCACCGGTGGTGTCGTCGCTTCGCGCCCACACCGACCTCTACCTCGACTGCCACCTGATGGTGGAGAACCCCCGTGATCTCCTCGAGGACTTCGCCGACGCCGGCGCCGACCGCTGTGAGATCCACATCGAGCTGGGGGACCCCCGCCCGGCCTTCGAGGAGATGCGGGCGCTGGACCTGGACGTCGGGCTCACACTGAGCCCCGACACGCCCGTCGACGCCGTGGTGCCGTTCCTCGGCGAGATCGACCTCCTCCTCGTGATGAGCGTCCACCCCGGGTTCGGGGGTCAGGCGTTCATCCCCGGGGTGCTCGAGAAGGTGCGGGAGGCCCGCAAGCTCATCGAGGAGGACGACCTCGACGTGGAGATCGAGATCGACGGGGGCATCAGCGTCGACAACGCCGCGGAGGCCGCGCAGGCCGGCGTCGACGTCCTGGTGGCCGGAAGCGCCATCTTCGGGGCCGACGACCCTGCGACGGCGGCCCGTGGAATCCGGGATGCGGCATGGCCCACGTGA
- a CDS encoding transcription antitermination factor NusB: protein MALDALLEVASGAHSNVVTPELLRSSSLGPRDRAFVTELVNGTLRWRRLLDHALAPLSKRPLHDLDAPVLEGLRLGAHQLRIGVRPHAAVSETVDAVAQRAAQARGLVNAVLRRLADQGSWPVPTGGSDRAVGVRTSHPDWIVRGFRESFGPDVAQRILDLDNEAPRMVLRANPARTDASELCRELEAAGGEVVPGRLVPGAVAVSGLGDPAALDAVSAGRATPQDEASQVVAAAVPLPDSGAVLDVAAAPGGKSTALGERVATAGYAEGRAPVVVASDIDGRRLTRVGEAAERLGLGGVARMVADGRQLPFADGAAPVVLVDAPCSGLGVLRRRPEARWRVTHTDIGGMVAVQRRLLDEAERVVSVGGHVVYSVCTLTDEETLGVDAWLAQRHPMLVAVDGVAVDDVVPDAARRGRAASPWMRHGRGVLLLPTAVGSDGMFAIVLRKEQNRQRVA, encoded by the coding sequence GTGGCCCTCGACGCCCTGCTCGAGGTCGCGTCCGGCGCGCACTCCAACGTCGTGACACCGGAGCTGTTGCGATCGTCGTCGCTCGGTCCACGCGACCGGGCGTTCGTCACCGAGTTGGTGAACGGTACGCTCCGATGGCGACGACTCCTCGACCACGCGCTGGCGCCGTTGTCGAAGCGCCCGCTTCACGACCTCGACGCGCCGGTGCTGGAGGGGCTGCGCCTGGGTGCCCATCAGCTGCGCATCGGGGTCAGGCCGCACGCAGCGGTGAGTGAGACCGTCGACGCCGTCGCACAACGAGCCGCGCAGGCGCGCGGGCTCGTGAACGCCGTCCTCCGCCGTCTTGCCGATCAGGGGTCGTGGCCGGTGCCCACAGGCGGGTCGGACCGTGCCGTGGGCGTCCGAACGTCCCATCCCGACTGGATCGTCCGGGGCTTCCGGGAGTCGTTCGGACCCGATGTCGCACAGCGCATTCTCGACCTCGACAACGAGGCACCGCGGATGGTGCTGCGGGCCAATCCGGCCCGCACCGATGCATCCGAGCTGTGCCGGGAGCTCGAGGCAGCGGGTGGTGAGGTGGTGCCCGGGCGCCTCGTGCCGGGGGCGGTCGCCGTCTCGGGCCTGGGCGACCCCGCTGCCCTCGACGCCGTGTCCGCCGGACGCGCCACACCACAGGACGAGGCCAGCCAGGTGGTCGCCGCCGCCGTGCCTCTTCCCGACTCGGGTGCCGTGCTCGACGTGGCCGCGGCGCCGGGCGGGAAGTCGACCGCACTGGGGGAGCGGGTCGCCACCGCCGGGTACGCCGAGGGGCGCGCTCCCGTCGTCGTGGCCTCCGACATCGACGGCCGACGCCTCACGCGCGTGGGTGAGGCCGCCGAGCGCCTGGGTCTCGGCGGTGTGGCCCGGATGGTGGCCGACGGTCGGCAGCTGCCTTTCGCCGACGGTGCGGCTCCGGTCGTGCTCGTGGACGCGCCGTGCTCCGGGCTGGGAGTGCTCCGTCGCAGGCCCGAGGCCCGGTGGCGTGTCACCCACACCGACATCGGGGGCATGGTGGCGGTCCAGCGCCGACTGCTCGACGAGGCCGAGCGGGTCGTCTCGGTCGGTGGCCATGTCGTCTACTCGGTGTGCACGCTCACCGATGAGGAGACTCTCGGCGTCGACGCGTGGCTCGCGCAGAGGCACCCCATGCTCGTCGCCGTGGATGGTGTCGCCGTCGACGACGTCGTACCCGACGCCGCGCGACGTGGTCGTGCGGCGTCGCCGTGGATGCGTCACGGCCGTGGCGTGCTCCTGTTGCCCACGGCCGTGGGCAGCGACGGTATGTTCGCCATCGTGCTCCGGAAGGAGCAGAACAGGCAGCGGGTAGCCTGA
- the def gene encoding peptide deformylase, with translation MSTQDIRLFGDPVLTQRAREVTEVDGALARLSSAMVDTMYAAPGAGLAAPQVGVQRRMFVYDIGDGPQTIVNPEVVETRDTWTFEEGCLSVPGVFFDIERPKVVTITGLDLDGREIVLEGDELLGRVFLHEMDHLDGVLLFDRLEPDRRKVALRELREQVMVPRAPSDAHGVL, from the coding sequence GTGAGCACCCAGGACATCCGGCTGTTCGGCGACCCCGTCCTGACCCAGCGTGCCCGTGAGGTCACCGAGGTCGACGGGGCGCTCGCGCGCCTCTCGAGCGCCATGGTCGACACCATGTACGCCGCACCGGGTGCCGGCCTGGCCGCCCCACAGGTCGGTGTGCAGCGGCGGATGTTCGTCTACGACATCGGTGACGGCCCGCAGACGATCGTCAATCCCGAGGTGGTCGAGACCCGCGACACCTGGACCTTCGAGGAGGGCTGTCTCTCGGTCCCCGGTGTGTTCTTCGACATCGAACGGCCGAAGGTCGTCACGATCACAGGCCTCGACCTCGACGGCCGCGAGATCGTGCTCGAGGGCGACGAGCTGCTCGGTCGCGTCTTCCTCCACGAAATGGATCATCTCGACGGTGTTCTCCTGTTCGACCGCCTCGAGCCCGACCGCCGCAAGGTGGCGCTCCGTGAGCTGCGCGAGCAGGTGATGGTGCCCCGGGCACCCTCGGACGCCCACGGCGTTCTCTGA